One Gemmatimonadota bacterium DNA window includes the following coding sequences:
- a CDS encoding aminotransferase class III-fold pyridoxal phosphate-dependent enzyme: MSGVAPVDLREVRKQDLHHVWHPLMQYEGKSEDDLLVIVSADGCEITDSDGKTYLDAYGGIWNVNVGYGRDEIVEAVYEQMKTLPFYPMTQINVPAARLAARLAELSPGDLNHFFFVNSGSEANETAIKVARQYGRATHPGESRFKIICRYKGYHGFTMGAMSATGQVRRRAPFEPLAPGFIHVELPTDDAHGADEIARVIEREGPDTVAAVLAEPVVGGGGVLVPPDDYFPALRDVCDHYGCLLMFDEVITGFGRTGKLFAAEHWGVVPDVMTIAKGVSSGYLPLGACAVTEKVWSAFLGGADEGKEFAQVSTYGGHPACCAAALANLEILTRERLWENSETVGAYLLARLKELSSPLIKEVRGLGLMLAVELQNEDGTELDSERTKKFGSALRDAGVITGKMSHVMVGSEPVFTLAPPLILTEEQADRVAGAFVTALRAIS, encoded by the coding sequence ATGAGCGGTGTTGCACCTGTTGATTTGCGAGAAGTTCGCAAGCAGGATTTACATCACGTATGGCATCCTTTGATGCAATATGAGGGTAAGAGCGAAGACGATTTGCTCGTTATTGTGTCGGCGGATGGGTGTGAGATCACGGATTCGGATGGGAAAACTTATCTCGATGCGTATGGCGGGATATGGAATGTCAATGTGGGGTATGGTCGGGATGAGATTGTCGAAGCTGTGTATGAACAGATGAAAACACTCCCGTTTTATCCCATGACGCAGATCAATGTGCCCGCGGCGCGACTCGCTGCGCGGTTGGCGGAATTGTCACCGGGCGATCTCAACCATTTCTTTTTTGTCAATAGCGGTTCAGAGGCTAATGAGACCGCTATTAAAGTTGCGAGACAATACGGCAGGGCGACGCATCCGGGCGAAAGCCGCTTTAAAATTATCTGCCGGTATAAGGGCTATCACGGCTTTACGATGGGGGCTATGTCTGCGACCGGTCAGGTGAGGCGACGCGCGCCGTTTGAACCCCTGGCACCGGGATTTATCCACGTTGAGTTGCCCACTGACGATGCCCATGGGGCGGACGAGATCGCGCGGGTTATCGAACGTGAAGGTCCCGATACGGTCGCGGCGGTTCTTGCAGAACCCGTTGTTGGTGGTGGCGGCGTGCTTGTCCCGCCAGATGATTATTTTCCCGCTCTGCGCGATGTGTGCGACCACTATGGGTGTTTGCTGATGTTTGACGAGGTGATTACTGGTTTTGGGCGCACCGGGAAATTGTTCGCTGCCGAGCACTGGGGTGTTGTGCCCGATGTGATGACGATTGCCAAGGGTGTGTCGAGCGGGTACCTGCCGCTGGGTGCATGCGCTGTTACCGAAAAGGTCTGGTCGGCATTTCTGGGAGGGGCGGATGAGGGAAAAGAATTTGCTCAGGTTTCCACGTATGGCGGTCATCCGGCATGTTGTGCTGCGGCGCTGGCAAATCTCGAAATTCTGACCCGGGAACGGCTGTGGGAAAATTCGGAGACTGTGGGTGCGTACTTGTTGGCGCGGCTCAAAGAACTGTCATCGCCTTTGATCAAAGAAGTTAGAGGTCTGGGGCTTATGCTCGCAGTTGAGCTTCAAAATGAAGATGGGACGGAACTGGATAGCGAGAGGACGAAAAAGTTTGGCAGTGCGCTTCGAGACGCGGGTGTGATTACCGGGAAGATGAGTCATGTTATGGTCGGGTCTGAGCCTGTATTTACACTGGCGCCACCCCTGATTTTAACGGAGGAGCAAGCCGACCGAGTAGCAGGTGCGTTTGTGACTGCGCTTCGGGCTATAAGTTGA
- a CDS encoding DNA methyltransferase codes for MKTEFYPISLSAISLKVAQKNGRRRKSQQEGQPFLFEHQFVDNTKKIKNEFGEEIIRVDGDIPVNLPVNDGDRFLFISYDQSILTHGLHKYPAKFFPELPRWLIQRYSKKKDRILDPFSGSGTTNVEALRLGRNSVGIDVDPFSRFLSKVKVTPLDAAELKSSQESLLQAVLNYQPSLVAESDIPDFPYRDNWFNREITLELAYLKKYIDSLDTSQDIKDFFKVCFSSIIRSVSNADDNCTRTVIRKTLGKKVCPADALKKFAESVLVNVPKMVEFSQNDLNGITTHFPEDMDARNIKYDVEVFDLALTSPPYANAVDYPRTHQLEIYWLGFAEGTLTPLKKKNVGTESVSSRDYQVQHQIGVKDADTVISKIFEVDPRRAYIAFKYLEDMKKNLAEVYKVLCKEGRYIIVVGNNRIRGQLFESWKYLMTLAEDIGFDVENYFGSEIIKHFIKVPRGERINTDWILVLKK; via the coding sequence ATGAAAACAGAATTTTATCCCATTTCCTTATCAGCGATATCCCTGAAGGTCGCACAAAAAAATGGCAGACGAAGAAAATCTCAACAGGAAGGTCAACCTTTTTTGTTTGAACATCAATTCGTGGATAACACAAAAAAGATTAAGAATGAGTTTGGAGAGGAGATTATTCGGGTAGATGGCGATATCCCTGTGAATTTACCCGTCAATGATGGGGATAGATTTCTGTTTATCAGTTACGACCAGAGTATCCTAACACATGGGTTGCACAAGTATCCAGCCAAATTCTTTCCAGAATTGCCTCGCTGGTTGATTCAACGATATTCAAAAAAGAAAGACCGCATACTTGATCCCTTTTCTGGGAGTGGGACCACAAATGTTGAAGCTCTGCGCTTGGGACGGAACTCTGTTGGGATTGATGTTGATCCCTTTTCCCGCTTCCTTTCAAAAGTCAAAGTAACACCTTTAGATGCGGCAGAACTCAAATCGTCTCAAGAATCTCTTTTACAGGCAGTCTTGAATTACCAACCCTCGCTGGTTGCAGAATCGGATATACCTGACTTCCCATATAGGGACAACTGGTTCAATCGAGAGATTACCCTTGAACTGGCCTATCTAAAAAAGTATATTGATTCCCTTGATACAAGTCAGGATATCAAAGACTTCTTCAAAGTTTGTTTTTCCTCAATCATCCGCTCAGTGTCCAATGCCGACGATAATTGCACGCGAACCGTGATTCGTAAAACATTGGGCAAAAAGGTATGTCCTGCTGATGCACTGAAAAAATTTGCAGAATCTGTACTGGTCAATGTGCCTAAGATGGTAGAATTTTCTCAAAATGATCTCAATGGTATAACGACTCACTTCCCAGAGGACATGGATGCGAGAAATATAAAGTACGATGTAGAGGTTTTTGATTTGGCATTGACGTCTCCTCCATACGCCAATGCAGTAGATTATCCGAGAACCCACCAGCTGGAAATTTATTGGTTGGGATTTGCTGAGGGCACATTGACGCCGTTAAAGAAAAAAAACGTGGGCACGGAAAGTGTTTCATCTCGTGATTACCAGGTACAACATCAGATTGGTGTAAAGGATGCGGATACCGTCATTTCTAAAATTTTTGAAGTAGATCCAAGGAGAGCCTATATTGCGTTCAAATACTTAGAAGACATGAAAAAGAATCTGGCTGAAGTGTACAAGGTTTTGTGCAAGGAGGGGAGATACATCATCGTTGTGGGTAATAATCGGATTCGCGGTCAGCTATTCGAAAGTTGGAAGTATCTCATGACACTCGCTGAAGACATCGGGTTTGATGTTGAAAATTACTTTGGATCAGAGATCATAAAGCACTTTATTAAGGTCCCAAGAGGGGAACGCATCAATACAGACTGGATTTTGGTGCTCAAAAAGTAA
- a CDS encoding DUF4238 domain-containing protein, translating to MPEKKKQHYVPVFYLKRFSPDGRSIGLWNIQSKKKVPAASLKSQCCENFFYEQGENIENSLSDLESQASKVLRGIDRDGSLPPAWHRNYEILRRYIFTQLFRTKYMTDEINSMLDQFKGTVTQNNPHLLRINGHTKEEFEEIVEEFKGNTPEFSIVVAYSDRVKKTTPDLKSKLLINKTKVEFLTSDHPVILYNQLLNFMSSFGIPGSRTGLPAKGLQVFFPISPTKLMLFYDPTSYQVGHSQRRNVPIRHKQEVLDINILQMCSAHENIYFKNETFDIDTLYNRAKPYMRRMQNDFNKQNFNVQKERESGLIHMHGSRPDINTDLKPSFIRIMQDAKLYRTNIKEKIEAGHSIPAILLRESLGNLSI from the coding sequence ATGCCCGAAAAGAAAAAACAGCATTATGTTCCTGTGTTCTATCTAAAGCGTTTTTCACCGGACGGGAGAAGTATCGGGCTGTGGAATATCCAATCTAAAAAAAAGGTACCTGCAGCAAGCTTAAAAAGCCAATGTTGTGAAAACTTTTTCTACGAACAGGGCGAAAATATAGAAAATTCGCTTAGCGATCTTGAAAGTCAGGCATCAAAAGTCCTTAGAGGTATTGATCGGGACGGCTCTTTGCCTCCCGCCTGGCATCGAAACTATGAAATCTTAAGGCGATACATTTTTACGCAGCTTTTTAGAACTAAGTATATGACAGACGAAATAAATAGCATGTTAGATCAATTTAAGGGCACGGTTACACAAAATAATCCTCATCTATTACGCATAAATGGACATACAAAAGAAGAATTTGAGGAGATCGTAGAAGAATTTAAGGGGAATACCCCGGAATTTTCTATAGTTGTTGCTTACTCTGATAGGGTGAAAAAGACGACTCCAGATTTAAAGAGTAAATTGTTAATTAACAAGACTAAAGTAGAATTTTTAACGTCTGATCATCCTGTTATTTTATACAACCAATTACTGAATTTTATGTCATCTTTTGGGATACCTGGTTCTCGTACGGGATTGCCTGCAAAAGGACTTCAAGTTTTCTTTCCTATCAGTCCAACGAAGTTAATGTTGTTTTATGATCCTACTTCGTATCAGGTTGGTCATAGTCAGCGTCGAAACGTACCAATACGCCACAAACAGGAGGTTTTAGATATAAATATTCTTCAGATGTGCTCTGCCCATGAAAACATTTATTTTAAAAATGAAACTTTTGACATCGATACTTTATATAATCGAGCCAAGCCATATATGAGAAGAATGCAAAATGATTTTAATAAGCAAAACTTTAATGTTCAAAAAGAAAGGGAAAGTGGACTTATCCACATGCATGGCTCAAGACCAGATATAAATACCGATTTGAAACCGTCCTTTATTCGTATAATGCAGGACGCCAAGCTTTACCGAACGAATATCAAAGAGAAAATAGAGGCTGGTCACAGTATTCCAGCTATTCTCCTACGAGAATCTTTGGGTAATTTAAGCATATAA